One segment of Kogia breviceps isolate mKogBre1 chromosome 14, mKogBre1 haplotype 1, whole genome shotgun sequence DNA contains the following:
- the MICALL2 gene encoding MICAL-like protein 2 isoform X1 → MAAITALQQWCRQQCEGYRDVSITNMTTSFRDGLAFCAILHRHRPDLINFDALRKENIYENNKLHTGVPPPGEGSSHGESCPLTSKAFRVAEEQLGIPALLDAEDMVALKVPDRLSILTYVSQYYNYFHGRCPIGGMAGVKRPLSDASEEPSGKKAPSQAARPSPPPARGRPLSPVSTNPTIQQKAGQAAGGSVSSTCGVCGQHVHLVQRHLAGGRLYHRSCFRCKQRSDTPHSGAYEATAEPGVSVCPGHHPGTASAGPALPGLTPRLPGAQSVDSPRKAQGASGQGDAGPKAGPPAWEPAVGSPTAKGSAPAAADPSATACSHVHAGGPAGAGLSVGPVGGKASAHAANSSPTGWSSPAGSPRSAATPCSRDSRPAAPQGRVAPRGAAPQPKLSSRPASPVPASAPAWTPSSSRTQQQARERFFQTPGAAPRPGPAGGAPAAADAPPRAGSREQALSFLRRALPELGAAGAQAPGRPSPATGPAPGSHAGSEGPAASPSAKRSPSASLQALSPAARTAPPRAGRRGSAAPSGAVGAGAGSRPEPQAPRAEGSSAGPQEGQEDGPAGWRARLKPVEKKSPAERALEPKAPQVLGEPRAGDASQKVSGGSEGGVRVTLTPVRVDRTPGPAGASLLAASPSPSQSCHRKLAVPASLDVSGNWLRPEPSGKEAPAWSRRKEEKAPSQGEPGRPSGPASIPVPPGDSVPSPVRLHPDRVPQEEIRQQVQDIERQLDALELRGVELEKRLRVAEEDASEDALMADWFRLIHEKQLLLRLESELMYKARDQRLEEQQLDIEGELRRLMAKPEGLKSPQDRQREQDLLNQYVNTVNDRSDIIDFLDEDRLREQEEDEMLQNMIRKLDLQRGGGDQRKKPRFRLSSLWPVKTKSRNPE, encoded by the exons ATGGCGGCCATCACAGCGCTGCAGCAGTGGTGCCGGCAGCAGTGCGAGGGCTACCGGGACGTGAGCATCACCAACATGACCACGTCGTTCCGCGACGGCCTGGCCTTCTGCGCCATCCTGCACCGCCACCGGCCCGACCTCAT AAACTTCGATGCCCTCAGGAAGGAAAACATTTACGAGAACAACAAACTG CACACAGGTGTCCCCCCGCCTGGGGAAGGCTCCTCCCATGGAGAAAGCTGCCCCCTGACCAGTAAG GCCTTCCGTGTGGCTGAGGAGCAGCTGGGCATCCCGGCCTTGCTGGACGCCGAGGACATGGTGGCCCTGAAGGTGCCCGACCGGCTGAGCATCCTGACCTACGTGTCCCAGTACTACAACTACTTCCACGGGCGCTGCCCCA TTGGGGGCATGGCCGGTGTGAAGAGGCCCCTGTCGGACGCCAGTGAGGAACCGTCTGGAAAGAAGGCCCCGTCCCAAGCTGCCAGGCCCTCGCCCCCCCCAGCCCGGGGGCGGCCGCTGTCTCCAGTCAGCACAAACCCCACCATCCAGCAGAAGGCT GGCCAGGCTGCGGGGGGCTCCGTCAGCAGCACCTGCGGCGTCTGCGGGCAGCACGTGCACCTGGTGCAGCGGCACCTGGCAGGCGGGAGGCTGTACCACCGGAGCTGCTTCAG gtgTAAGCAGCGCTCCGACACGCCGCACTCGGGCGCCTACGAGGCCACAGCAGAGCCCGGCGTCTCCGTCTGCCCCGGCCACCACCCTGGAACCGCCTCTGCCGGCCCCGCGTTGCCGGGCTTGACCCCCAGGCTGCCTGGAGCCCAGTCCGTGGACTCCCCGCGGAAGGCCcagggggcgagcgggcagggagACGCGGGGCCAAAGGCCGGGCCGCCCGCGTGGGAGCCCGCGGTGGGCAGCCCGACTGCCAAAGGCTCCGCCCCGGCTGCAGCTGACCCTTCGGCCACCGCCTGCTCCCACGTCCACGCGGGGGGCCCGGCCGGGGCCGGGCTCTCGGTGGGCCCCGTGGGCGGCAAGGCCAGCGCCCACGCGGCCAACAGCTCTCCGACGGGGTGGTCGTCGCCGGCAGGCAGCCCTCGTTCCGCCGCGACCCCGTGTTCCCGGGACTCTCGCCCGGCCGCACCCCAAGGCCGGGTAGCCCCCCGAGGGGCAGCCCCTCAGCCCAAGCTCAGCTCAAGGCCAGCGTCTCCGGTGCCAGCGAGCGCCCCGGCCTGGACCCCATCGTCCTCCAGGACGCAGCAGCAGGCCCGGGAGAGGTTCTTCCAGACGCCCGGGGCCGCCCCCCGCCCTGGCCCGGCGGGCGGGGCCCCAGCTGCGGCGGACGCTCCTCCCAGGGCTGGCAGCAGGGAGCAGGCGCTGAGCTTCCTCCGGAGGGCCCTCCCCGAGCTGGGAGCGGCTGGCGCTCAGGCaccaggcag GCCCTCCCCCGCCACCGGCCCTGCTCCCGGTTCCCACGCCGGATCCGAAGGGCCAGCAGCGAGTCCGTCAGCCAAGCGGTCGCCGTCGGCGTCTCTGCAGGCCCTCAGCCCCGCTGCGAGGACCGCGCCACCCCGGGCAGGCAGGAGAGGATCGGCTGCACCCTCAGGGGCCGTCGGGGCGGGTGCGGGCTCCAGGCCGGAGCCACAGGCCCCGCGGGCCGAGG GCTCGAGTGCCGGCCCCCAGGAGGGCCAGGAGGACGGGCCGGCAGGATGGAGGGCCCGCCTGAAGCCCGTGGAGAAGAAAAGCCCCGCCGAGAG GGCTCTGGAGCCGAAGGCGCCTCAGGTCCTGGGAGAGCCGAGGGCGGGTGATGCATCCCAGAAGGTCTCTGGGGGCTCCGAGGGGGGCGTCCGCGTCACCCTGACCCCTGTGCGAGTGGACAGGACGCCAGGCCCGGCCGGGGCCAGCCTCCTAG ctgcatctccctccccGTCCCAGTCCTGCCACAGGAAGCTGGCGGTCCCTGCCAGCCTGGACGTTTCTGGCAACTGGCTTCGGCCGGAGCCCTCGGGGAAGGAAGCCCCTGCCTGGAGccggaggaaggaggagaaagcccCTTCCCAGGGCGAACCAG GGAGGCCCTCGGGCCCGGCCAGCATCCCTGTTCCGCCTGGCGACTCAGTGCCCTCCCCGGTCAGG CTGCACCCTGACCGCGTGCCCCAGGAGGAGATCCGGCAGCAGGTGCAGGACATCGAGAGGCAGCTGGACGCCCTGGAGCTCCGGGGTGTGGAGCTGGAGAAGCGCCTGCGTGTGGCCGAGGAGG ACGCCTCGGAGGACGCCCTCATGGCGGACTGGTTCCGGCTCATCCACGAGAAGCAGCTGCTGCTGAGGCTGGAGTCCGAGCTGATGTACAA GGCCAGGGACCAGCGCCTGGAGGAACAGCAGCTGGACATCGAGGGGGAGCTGCGCCGGCTGATGGCCAAGCCGG AGGGTCTGAAGTCCCCCCAGGACCGGCAGCGAGAGCAGGACCTGCTGAACCAGTACGTGAACACCGTCAACGACCGCAGTGACATCATCGACTTCCTGGATGAGGACCGGCTCAG ggagcaggaggaggacGAGATGCTGCAGAACATGATCCGGAAGCTGG ACCTGCAGAGGGGTGGTGGGGACCAGAGGAAGAAGCCCAGGTTCCGCTTGTCCAGCCTCTGGCCCGTGAAGACTAAAAGCAGGAACCCCGAGTAG
- the MICALL2 gene encoding MICAL-like protein 2 isoform X2 yields MAAITALQQWCRQQCEGYRDVSITNMTTSFRDGLAFCAILHRHRPDLINFDALRKENIYENNKLHTGVPPPGEGSSHGESCPLTSKAFRVAEEQLGIPALLDAEDMVALKVPDRLSILTYVSQYYNYFHGRCPIGGMAGVKRPLSDASEEPSGKKAPSQAARPSPPPARGRPLSPVSTNPTIQQKAGQAAGGSVSSTCGVCGQHVHLVQRHLAGGRLYHRSCFRCKQRSDTPHSGAYEATAEPGVSVCPGHHPGTASAGPALPGLTPRLPGAQSVDSPRKAQGASGQGDAGPKAGPPAWEPAVGSPTAKGSAPAAADPSATACSHVHAGGPAGAGLSVGPVGGKASAHAANSSPTGWSSPAGSPRSAATPCSRDSRPAAPQGRVAPRGAAPQPKLSSRPASPVPASAPAWTPSSSRTQQQARERFFQTPGAAPRPGPAGGAPAAADAPPRAGSREQALSFLRRALPELGAAGAQAPGRPSPATGPAPGSHAGSEGPAASPSAKRSPSASLQALSPAARTAPPRAGRRGSAAPSGAVGAGAGSRPEPQAPRAEGSSAGPQEGQEDGPAGWRARLKPVEKKSPAERALEPKAPQVLGEPRAGDASQKVSGGSEGGVRVTLTPVRVDRTPGPAGASLLAASPSPSQSCHRKLAVPASLDVSGNWLRPEPSGKEAPAWSRRKEEKAPSQGEPGRPSGPASIPVPPGDSVPSPVREEIRQQVQDIERQLDALELRGVELEKRLRVAEEDASEDALMADWFRLIHEKQLLLRLESELMYKARDQRLEEQQLDIEGELRRLMAKPEGLKSPQDRQREQDLLNQYVNTVNDRSDIIDFLDEDRLREQEEDEMLQNMIRKLDLQRGGGDQRKKPRFRLSSLWPVKTKSRNPE; encoded by the exons ATGGCGGCCATCACAGCGCTGCAGCAGTGGTGCCGGCAGCAGTGCGAGGGCTACCGGGACGTGAGCATCACCAACATGACCACGTCGTTCCGCGACGGCCTGGCCTTCTGCGCCATCCTGCACCGCCACCGGCCCGACCTCAT AAACTTCGATGCCCTCAGGAAGGAAAACATTTACGAGAACAACAAACTG CACACAGGTGTCCCCCCGCCTGGGGAAGGCTCCTCCCATGGAGAAAGCTGCCCCCTGACCAGTAAG GCCTTCCGTGTGGCTGAGGAGCAGCTGGGCATCCCGGCCTTGCTGGACGCCGAGGACATGGTGGCCCTGAAGGTGCCCGACCGGCTGAGCATCCTGACCTACGTGTCCCAGTACTACAACTACTTCCACGGGCGCTGCCCCA TTGGGGGCATGGCCGGTGTGAAGAGGCCCCTGTCGGACGCCAGTGAGGAACCGTCTGGAAAGAAGGCCCCGTCCCAAGCTGCCAGGCCCTCGCCCCCCCCAGCCCGGGGGCGGCCGCTGTCTCCAGTCAGCACAAACCCCACCATCCAGCAGAAGGCT GGCCAGGCTGCGGGGGGCTCCGTCAGCAGCACCTGCGGCGTCTGCGGGCAGCACGTGCACCTGGTGCAGCGGCACCTGGCAGGCGGGAGGCTGTACCACCGGAGCTGCTTCAG gtgTAAGCAGCGCTCCGACACGCCGCACTCGGGCGCCTACGAGGCCACAGCAGAGCCCGGCGTCTCCGTCTGCCCCGGCCACCACCCTGGAACCGCCTCTGCCGGCCCCGCGTTGCCGGGCTTGACCCCCAGGCTGCCTGGAGCCCAGTCCGTGGACTCCCCGCGGAAGGCCcagggggcgagcgggcagggagACGCGGGGCCAAAGGCCGGGCCGCCCGCGTGGGAGCCCGCGGTGGGCAGCCCGACTGCCAAAGGCTCCGCCCCGGCTGCAGCTGACCCTTCGGCCACCGCCTGCTCCCACGTCCACGCGGGGGGCCCGGCCGGGGCCGGGCTCTCGGTGGGCCCCGTGGGCGGCAAGGCCAGCGCCCACGCGGCCAACAGCTCTCCGACGGGGTGGTCGTCGCCGGCAGGCAGCCCTCGTTCCGCCGCGACCCCGTGTTCCCGGGACTCTCGCCCGGCCGCACCCCAAGGCCGGGTAGCCCCCCGAGGGGCAGCCCCTCAGCCCAAGCTCAGCTCAAGGCCAGCGTCTCCGGTGCCAGCGAGCGCCCCGGCCTGGACCCCATCGTCCTCCAGGACGCAGCAGCAGGCCCGGGAGAGGTTCTTCCAGACGCCCGGGGCCGCCCCCCGCCCTGGCCCGGCGGGCGGGGCCCCAGCTGCGGCGGACGCTCCTCCCAGGGCTGGCAGCAGGGAGCAGGCGCTGAGCTTCCTCCGGAGGGCCCTCCCCGAGCTGGGAGCGGCTGGCGCTCAGGCaccaggcag GCCCTCCCCCGCCACCGGCCCTGCTCCCGGTTCCCACGCCGGATCCGAAGGGCCAGCAGCGAGTCCGTCAGCCAAGCGGTCGCCGTCGGCGTCTCTGCAGGCCCTCAGCCCCGCTGCGAGGACCGCGCCACCCCGGGCAGGCAGGAGAGGATCGGCTGCACCCTCAGGGGCCGTCGGGGCGGGTGCGGGCTCCAGGCCGGAGCCACAGGCCCCGCGGGCCGAGG GCTCGAGTGCCGGCCCCCAGGAGGGCCAGGAGGACGGGCCGGCAGGATGGAGGGCCCGCCTGAAGCCCGTGGAGAAGAAAAGCCCCGCCGAGAG GGCTCTGGAGCCGAAGGCGCCTCAGGTCCTGGGAGAGCCGAGGGCGGGTGATGCATCCCAGAAGGTCTCTGGGGGCTCCGAGGGGGGCGTCCGCGTCACCCTGACCCCTGTGCGAGTGGACAGGACGCCAGGCCCGGCCGGGGCCAGCCTCCTAG ctgcatctccctccccGTCCCAGTCCTGCCACAGGAAGCTGGCGGTCCCTGCCAGCCTGGACGTTTCTGGCAACTGGCTTCGGCCGGAGCCCTCGGGGAAGGAAGCCCCTGCCTGGAGccggaggaaggaggagaaagcccCTTCCCAGGGCGAACCAG GGAGGCCCTCGGGCCCGGCCAGCATCCCTGTTCCGCCTGGCGACTCAGTGCCCTCCCCGGTCAGG GAGGAGATCCGGCAGCAGGTGCAGGACATCGAGAGGCAGCTGGACGCCCTGGAGCTCCGGGGTGTGGAGCTGGAGAAGCGCCTGCGTGTGGCCGAGGAGG ACGCCTCGGAGGACGCCCTCATGGCGGACTGGTTCCGGCTCATCCACGAGAAGCAGCTGCTGCTGAGGCTGGAGTCCGAGCTGATGTACAA GGCCAGGGACCAGCGCCTGGAGGAACAGCAGCTGGACATCGAGGGGGAGCTGCGCCGGCTGATGGCCAAGCCGG AGGGTCTGAAGTCCCCCCAGGACCGGCAGCGAGAGCAGGACCTGCTGAACCAGTACGTGAACACCGTCAACGACCGCAGTGACATCATCGACTTCCTGGATGAGGACCGGCTCAG ggagcaggaggaggacGAGATGCTGCAGAACATGATCCGGAAGCTGG ACCTGCAGAGGGGTGGTGGGGACCAGAGGAAGAAGCCCAGGTTCCGCTTGTCCAGCCTCTGGCCCGTGAAGACTAAAAGCAGGAACCCCGAGTAG
- the MICALL2 gene encoding MICAL-like protein 2 isoform X3 — protein sequence MAAITALQQWCRQQCEGYRDVSITNMTTSFRDGLAFCAILHRHRPDLINFDALRKENIYENNKLAFRVAEEQLGIPALLDAEDMVALKVPDRLSILTYVSQYYNYFHGRCPIGGMAGVKRPLSDASEEPSGKKAPSQAARPSPPPARGRPLSPVSTNPTIQQKAGQAAGGSVSSTCGVCGQHVHLVQRHLAGGRLYHRSCFRCKQRSDTPHSGAYEATAEPGVSVCPGHHPGTASAGPALPGLTPRLPGAQSVDSPRKAQGASGQGDAGPKAGPPAWEPAVGSPTAKGSAPAAADPSATACSHVHAGGPAGAGLSVGPVGGKASAHAANSSPTGWSSPAGSPRSAATPCSRDSRPAAPQGRVAPRGAAPQPKLSSRPASPVPASAPAWTPSSSRTQQQARERFFQTPGAAPRPGPAGGAPAAADAPPRAGSREQALSFLRRALPELGAAGAQAPGRPSPATGPAPGSHAGSEGPAASPSAKRSPSASLQALSPAARTAPPRAGRRGSAAPSGAVGAGAGSRPEPQAPRAEGSSAGPQEGQEDGPAGWRARLKPVEKKSPAERALEPKAPQVLGEPRAGDASQKVSGGSEGGVRVTLTPVRVDRTPGPAGASLLAASPSPSQSCHRKLAVPASLDVSGNWLRPEPSGKEAPAWSRRKEEKAPSQGEPGRPSGPASIPVPPGDSVPSPVRLHPDRVPQEEIRQQVQDIERQLDALELRGVELEKRLRVAEEDASEDALMADWFRLIHEKQLLLRLESELMYKARDQRLEEQQLDIEGELRRLMAKPEGLKSPQDRQREQDLLNQYVNTVNDRSDIIDFLDEDRLREQEEDEMLQNMIRKLDLQRGGGDQRKKPRFRLSSLWPVKTKSRNPE from the exons ATGGCGGCCATCACAGCGCTGCAGCAGTGGTGCCGGCAGCAGTGCGAGGGCTACCGGGACGTGAGCATCACCAACATGACCACGTCGTTCCGCGACGGCCTGGCCTTCTGCGCCATCCTGCACCGCCACCGGCCCGACCTCAT AAACTTCGATGCCCTCAGGAAGGAAAACATTTACGAGAACAACAAACTG GCCTTCCGTGTGGCTGAGGAGCAGCTGGGCATCCCGGCCTTGCTGGACGCCGAGGACATGGTGGCCCTGAAGGTGCCCGACCGGCTGAGCATCCTGACCTACGTGTCCCAGTACTACAACTACTTCCACGGGCGCTGCCCCA TTGGGGGCATGGCCGGTGTGAAGAGGCCCCTGTCGGACGCCAGTGAGGAACCGTCTGGAAAGAAGGCCCCGTCCCAAGCTGCCAGGCCCTCGCCCCCCCCAGCCCGGGGGCGGCCGCTGTCTCCAGTCAGCACAAACCCCACCATCCAGCAGAAGGCT GGCCAGGCTGCGGGGGGCTCCGTCAGCAGCACCTGCGGCGTCTGCGGGCAGCACGTGCACCTGGTGCAGCGGCACCTGGCAGGCGGGAGGCTGTACCACCGGAGCTGCTTCAG gtgTAAGCAGCGCTCCGACACGCCGCACTCGGGCGCCTACGAGGCCACAGCAGAGCCCGGCGTCTCCGTCTGCCCCGGCCACCACCCTGGAACCGCCTCTGCCGGCCCCGCGTTGCCGGGCTTGACCCCCAGGCTGCCTGGAGCCCAGTCCGTGGACTCCCCGCGGAAGGCCcagggggcgagcgggcagggagACGCGGGGCCAAAGGCCGGGCCGCCCGCGTGGGAGCCCGCGGTGGGCAGCCCGACTGCCAAAGGCTCCGCCCCGGCTGCAGCTGACCCTTCGGCCACCGCCTGCTCCCACGTCCACGCGGGGGGCCCGGCCGGGGCCGGGCTCTCGGTGGGCCCCGTGGGCGGCAAGGCCAGCGCCCACGCGGCCAACAGCTCTCCGACGGGGTGGTCGTCGCCGGCAGGCAGCCCTCGTTCCGCCGCGACCCCGTGTTCCCGGGACTCTCGCCCGGCCGCACCCCAAGGCCGGGTAGCCCCCCGAGGGGCAGCCCCTCAGCCCAAGCTCAGCTCAAGGCCAGCGTCTCCGGTGCCAGCGAGCGCCCCGGCCTGGACCCCATCGTCCTCCAGGACGCAGCAGCAGGCCCGGGAGAGGTTCTTCCAGACGCCCGGGGCCGCCCCCCGCCCTGGCCCGGCGGGCGGGGCCCCAGCTGCGGCGGACGCTCCTCCCAGGGCTGGCAGCAGGGAGCAGGCGCTGAGCTTCCTCCGGAGGGCCCTCCCCGAGCTGGGAGCGGCTGGCGCTCAGGCaccaggcag GCCCTCCCCCGCCACCGGCCCTGCTCCCGGTTCCCACGCCGGATCCGAAGGGCCAGCAGCGAGTCCGTCAGCCAAGCGGTCGCCGTCGGCGTCTCTGCAGGCCCTCAGCCCCGCTGCGAGGACCGCGCCACCCCGGGCAGGCAGGAGAGGATCGGCTGCACCCTCAGGGGCCGTCGGGGCGGGTGCGGGCTCCAGGCCGGAGCCACAGGCCCCGCGGGCCGAGG GCTCGAGTGCCGGCCCCCAGGAGGGCCAGGAGGACGGGCCGGCAGGATGGAGGGCCCGCCTGAAGCCCGTGGAGAAGAAAAGCCCCGCCGAGAG GGCTCTGGAGCCGAAGGCGCCTCAGGTCCTGGGAGAGCCGAGGGCGGGTGATGCATCCCAGAAGGTCTCTGGGGGCTCCGAGGGGGGCGTCCGCGTCACCCTGACCCCTGTGCGAGTGGACAGGACGCCAGGCCCGGCCGGGGCCAGCCTCCTAG ctgcatctccctccccGTCCCAGTCCTGCCACAGGAAGCTGGCGGTCCCTGCCAGCCTGGACGTTTCTGGCAACTGGCTTCGGCCGGAGCCCTCGGGGAAGGAAGCCCCTGCCTGGAGccggaggaaggaggagaaagcccCTTCCCAGGGCGAACCAG GGAGGCCCTCGGGCCCGGCCAGCATCCCTGTTCCGCCTGGCGACTCAGTGCCCTCCCCGGTCAGG CTGCACCCTGACCGCGTGCCCCAGGAGGAGATCCGGCAGCAGGTGCAGGACATCGAGAGGCAGCTGGACGCCCTGGAGCTCCGGGGTGTGGAGCTGGAGAAGCGCCTGCGTGTGGCCGAGGAGG ACGCCTCGGAGGACGCCCTCATGGCGGACTGGTTCCGGCTCATCCACGAGAAGCAGCTGCTGCTGAGGCTGGAGTCCGAGCTGATGTACAA GGCCAGGGACCAGCGCCTGGAGGAACAGCAGCTGGACATCGAGGGGGAGCTGCGCCGGCTGATGGCCAAGCCGG AGGGTCTGAAGTCCCCCCAGGACCGGCAGCGAGAGCAGGACCTGCTGAACCAGTACGTGAACACCGTCAACGACCGCAGTGACATCATCGACTTCCTGGATGAGGACCGGCTCAG ggagcaggaggaggacGAGATGCTGCAGAACATGATCCGGAAGCTGG ACCTGCAGAGGGGTGGTGGGGACCAGAGGAAGAAGCCCAGGTTCCGCTTGTCCAGCCTCTGGCCCGTGAAGACTAAAAGCAGGAACCCCGAGTAG
- the MICALL2 gene encoding MICAL-like protein 2 isoform X4, whose amino-acid sequence MAAITALQQWCRQQCEGYRDVSITNMTTSFRDGLAFCAILHRHRPDLINFDALRKENIYENNKLHTGVPPPGEGSSHGESCPLTSKAFRVAEEQLGIPALLDAEDMVALKVPDRLSILTYVSQYYNYFHGRCPIGGMAGVKRPLSDASEEPSGKKAPSQAARPSPPPARGRPLSPVSTNPTIQQKAGQAAGGSVSSTCGVCGQHVHLVQRHLAGGRLYHRSCFRCKQRSDTPHSGAYEATAEPGVSVCPGHHPGTASAGPALPGLTPRLPGAQSVDSPRKAQGASGQGDAGPKAGPPAWEPAVGSPTAKGSAPAAADPSATACSHVHAGGPAGAGLSVGPVGGKASAHAANSSPTGWSSPAGSPRSAATPCSRDSRPAAPQGRVAPRGAAPQPKLSSRPASPVPASAPAWTPSSSRTQQQARERFFQTPGAAPRPGPAGGAPAAADAPPRAGSREQALSFLRRALPELGAAGAQAPGRPSPATGPAPGSHAGSEGPAASPSAKRSPSASLQALSPAARTAPPRAGRRGSAAPSGAVGAGAGSRPEPQAPRAEGSSAGPQEGQEDGPAGWRARLKPVEKKSPAERALEPKAPQVLGEPRAGDASQKVSGGSEGGVRVTLTPVRVDRTPGPAGASLLVLPQEAGGPCQPGRFWQLASAGALGEGSPCLEPEEGGESPFPGRTREALGPGQHPCSAWRLSALPGQGGDPAAGAGHREAAGRPGAPGCGAGEAPACGRGGRLGGRPHGGLVPAHPREAAAAEAGVRADVQGQGPAPGGTAAGHRGGAAPADGQAGGSEVPPGPAARAGPAEPVREHRQRPQ is encoded by the exons ATGGCGGCCATCACAGCGCTGCAGCAGTGGTGCCGGCAGCAGTGCGAGGGCTACCGGGACGTGAGCATCACCAACATGACCACGTCGTTCCGCGACGGCCTGGCCTTCTGCGCCATCCTGCACCGCCACCGGCCCGACCTCAT AAACTTCGATGCCCTCAGGAAGGAAAACATTTACGAGAACAACAAACTG CACACAGGTGTCCCCCCGCCTGGGGAAGGCTCCTCCCATGGAGAAAGCTGCCCCCTGACCAGTAAG GCCTTCCGTGTGGCTGAGGAGCAGCTGGGCATCCCGGCCTTGCTGGACGCCGAGGACATGGTGGCCCTGAAGGTGCCCGACCGGCTGAGCATCCTGACCTACGTGTCCCAGTACTACAACTACTTCCACGGGCGCTGCCCCA TTGGGGGCATGGCCGGTGTGAAGAGGCCCCTGTCGGACGCCAGTGAGGAACCGTCTGGAAAGAAGGCCCCGTCCCAAGCTGCCAGGCCCTCGCCCCCCCCAGCCCGGGGGCGGCCGCTGTCTCCAGTCAGCACAAACCCCACCATCCAGCAGAAGGCT GGCCAGGCTGCGGGGGGCTCCGTCAGCAGCACCTGCGGCGTCTGCGGGCAGCACGTGCACCTGGTGCAGCGGCACCTGGCAGGCGGGAGGCTGTACCACCGGAGCTGCTTCAG gtgTAAGCAGCGCTCCGACACGCCGCACTCGGGCGCCTACGAGGCCACAGCAGAGCCCGGCGTCTCCGTCTGCCCCGGCCACCACCCTGGAACCGCCTCTGCCGGCCCCGCGTTGCCGGGCTTGACCCCCAGGCTGCCTGGAGCCCAGTCCGTGGACTCCCCGCGGAAGGCCcagggggcgagcgggcagggagACGCGGGGCCAAAGGCCGGGCCGCCCGCGTGGGAGCCCGCGGTGGGCAGCCCGACTGCCAAAGGCTCCGCCCCGGCTGCAGCTGACCCTTCGGCCACCGCCTGCTCCCACGTCCACGCGGGGGGCCCGGCCGGGGCCGGGCTCTCGGTGGGCCCCGTGGGCGGCAAGGCCAGCGCCCACGCGGCCAACAGCTCTCCGACGGGGTGGTCGTCGCCGGCAGGCAGCCCTCGTTCCGCCGCGACCCCGTGTTCCCGGGACTCTCGCCCGGCCGCACCCCAAGGCCGGGTAGCCCCCCGAGGGGCAGCCCCTCAGCCCAAGCTCAGCTCAAGGCCAGCGTCTCCGGTGCCAGCGAGCGCCCCGGCCTGGACCCCATCGTCCTCCAGGACGCAGCAGCAGGCCCGGGAGAGGTTCTTCCAGACGCCCGGGGCCGCCCCCCGCCCTGGCCCGGCGGGCGGGGCCCCAGCTGCGGCGGACGCTCCTCCCAGGGCTGGCAGCAGGGAGCAGGCGCTGAGCTTCCTCCGGAGGGCCCTCCCCGAGCTGGGAGCGGCTGGCGCTCAGGCaccaggcag GCCCTCCCCCGCCACCGGCCCTGCTCCCGGTTCCCACGCCGGATCCGAAGGGCCAGCAGCGAGTCCGTCAGCCAAGCGGTCGCCGTCGGCGTCTCTGCAGGCCCTCAGCCCCGCTGCGAGGACCGCGCCACCCCGGGCAGGCAGGAGAGGATCGGCTGCACCCTCAGGGGCCGTCGGGGCGGGTGCGGGCTCCAGGCCGGAGCCACAGGCCCCGCGGGCCGAGG GCTCGAGTGCCGGCCCCCAGGAGGGCCAGGAGGACGGGCCGGCAGGATGGAGGGCCCGCCTGAAGCCCGTGGAGAAGAAAAGCCCCGCCGAGAG GGCTCTGGAGCCGAAGGCGCCTCAGGTCCTGGGAGAGCCGAGGGCGGGTGATGCATCCCAGAAGGTCTCTGGGGGCTCCGAGGGGGGCGTCCGCGTCACCCTGACCCCTGTGCGAGTGGACAGGACGCCAGGCCCGGCCGGGGCCAGCCTCCTAG TCCTGCCACAGGAAGCTGGCGGTCCCTGCCAGCCTGGACGTTTCTGGCAACTGGCTTCGGCCGGAGCCCTCGGGGAAGGAAGCCCCTGCCTGGAGccggaggaaggaggagaaagcccCTTCCCAGGGCGAACCAG GGAGGCCCTCGGGCCCGGCCAGCATCCCTGTTCCGCCTGGCGACTCAGTGCCCTCCCCGGTCAGG GAGGAGATCCGGCAGCAGGTGCAGGACATCGAGAGGCAGCTGGACGCCCTGGAGCTCCGGGGTGTGGAGCTGGAGAAGCGCCTGCGTGTGGCCGAGGAGG ACGCCTCGGAGGACGCCCTCATGGCGGACTGGTTCCGGCTCATCCACGAGAAGCAGCTGCTGCTGAGGCTGGAGTCCGAGCTGATGTACAA GGCCAGGGACCAGCGCCTGGAGGAACAGCAGCTGGACATCGAGGGGGAGCTGCGCCGGCTGATGGCCAAGCCGG AGGGTCTGAAGTCCCCCCAGGACCGGCAGCGAGAGCAGGACCTGCTGAACCAGTACGTGAACACCGTCAACGACCGCAGTGA